CCACCTCGAGCCCGCAGCGACGTATGCATTTGATGATGTTCTGCGCCGCCGACACCGCCCCGGTGACAATGTGTACCTTGGCCTCGAGCCGCACGCCGCTCATACCGATCGGCTCGCGGATGCCTTCCTGTTTGTCGATAATGAATTCCTGCGGCAGGATGTGCAGCACCTTCTGGTCCGCGGGAATCGCCAGCGCCCGCGCCGCCTCGATCACCCGCTCGACGTCGTTCGGTCCGACTTCCTTGTCCTTGATCGCCACGATGCCGTGGGAATTGAAGCTCGAGATGTGCGAGCCAGCGATGCCGGCGAACACCGAGTGGATCTGGCAGCCGGCCATGAGCTCGGCCTCCTCGACCGCGCGCTGGATCGATTGCACCGTGGACTCGATGTTCACCACCACGCCCTTTTTCATGCCGCGCGAAGGGTGCATGCCGACACCGATGATCTCGGTCTCGCCGCCGCCGGTAAGCTCGCCCACGATCGCCAGCACCTTGGAGGTGCCGATGTCGAGGCCCACAATCAGTTTTTCGTCGTCTTTCTTCGCCATGCTAACCCTCCTCGTTCGCGACGCCGGCAGGCGCCACGGTCTTCATGCTGTCGCGCGCGGCGGCGCGCGGCGGATGCCATGCCACGGAAAATCCGTTGGTGTAACGCAGGTCCACCTGTCGTATCGGCGTGCCGGCGCGCGCGAGCGTGCGTGGGTACACGCGCGCGACGCGCTC
This DNA window, taken from Gemmatimonadales bacterium, encodes the following:
- the ftsA gene encoding cell division protein FtsA: MAKKDDEKLIVGLDIGTSKVLAIVGELTGGGETEIIGVGMHPSRGMKKGVVVNIESTVQSIQRAVEEAELMAGCQIHSVFAGIAGSHISSFNSHGIVAIKDKEVGPNDVERVIEAARALAIPADQKVLHILPQEFIIDKQEGIREPIGMSGVRLEAKVHIVTGAVSAAQNIIKCIRRCGLEVDDIILEQLASSMSVLNEDEKELGVCIVDIGGGTTDISVFTDGAIRHTAVIPIAGDQVTNDIAVALRTPTQNAEDIKKKYGCALTQLAHRDDAIEVPSVGDRPPRKLSRQTLAEVIEPRIEELYGLIQAELRRSGFEDVLG